A section of the Triticum dicoccoides isolate Atlit2015 ecotype Zavitan chromosome 7A, WEW_v2.0, whole genome shotgun sequence genome encodes:
- the LOC119331856 gene encoding L-gulonolactone oxidase 2-like: protein MAGRSRAPAFLLLGLFLGLAGSSPPPEPVECARGTSDCTVTNVYGSFPDRTICRAANATFPRTEKELVAAVAAAAASKRKVKVATRHSHSFTKLACPGGRDGTIISTERLNKTVSVDAAKGLMTVESGMVLKDLIQAAAAAGLALPHSPYWYGLTIGGLLATGAHGSSLWGKGSAVHEYVVGMRIVTPAPASQGFAVVRELSVGDPDLDAVKVSLGVLGVVSQVTLALQPMFKRSVTFEKRDDTDFASQAAMWGGLHEFGDMAWLPRQGKVIYRKDDRVPVSTKGNGLNDYLGFRSNPTLALITARATEEHLEEDGGDIARCLAARAPSVLFELQAYGFTNDGSFFTGWPVVGFQNRIQASGTCISSPEDGLLSSCTWDPRIRSPFFYNSGFSVALSKAPAFIADMQKLRDLKPRAFCGLDAKLGVLLRYVRASSAYLGKSEDSIDFDVTYYRSYTEGEPRANSDVVDEIEQLALRKYGAVPHWGKNRNFVFDGVIAKYPKAAEFLKVKARYDPDGIFSSEWSDQVLGIKGSPNIVEKGCAIEGLCVCSKDSHCAPEKGYFCRPGTMFSEARVCSTRAAFGDESDDLLDEQ, encoded by the exons ATGGCGGGACGTAGCAGGGCGCCTGCATTTCTCCTCCTGGGGCTCTTCCTCGGCCTCGCCGGATCCAGCCCGCCGCCGGAGCCGGTGGagtgcgcccgcggcacgtccgactgCACCGTCACCAACGTGTACGGCTCCTTCCCGGACCGCACCATCTGCCGCGCGGCCAACGCCACGTTCCCGCGCACCGAGAAGGAGCTCGTGGCCGCCGtggctgccgccgccgcgtccaagCGCAAGGTTAAGGTGGCCACCAGGCACTCCCACAGCTTCACCAAGCTGGCCTGCCCCGGCGGCCGCGACGGCACGATCATCAGCACGGAGCGGCTCAACAAGACGGTGAGCGTCGACGCTGCCAAGGGGCTCATGACGGTGGAGAGCGGCATGGTGCTCAAGGACCTGATCCAGGCGGCCGCCGCGGCGGGGCTCGCGCTGCCGCACTCGCCCTACTGGTACGGACTCACCATCGGGGGCCTCCTCGCCACGGGTGCCCACGGCAGCTCGCTGTGGGGCAAGGGCAGCGCCGTGCACGAGTacgtggtagggatgaggatcgtcACGCCCGCACCGGCCAGCCAGGGCTTTGCCGTGGTCAGGGAGCTCAGCGTCggggaccccgacctcgacgcggtCAAGGTTTCCCTCGGCGTCCTCGGCGTCGTCTCCCAG GTTACGCTAGCCTTGCAGCCGATGTTCAAGCGGTCGGTGACGTTTGAGAAGCGCGACGACACGGACTTTGCATCGCAGGCGGCCATGTGGGGAGGACTGCACGAGTTCGGCGACATGGCGTGGCTGCCGCGGCAAGGCAAGGTGATCTACCGCAAGGACGATCGCGTACCCGTCTCAACCAAGGGCAACGGCCTCAACGACTATCTCGGCTTTCGATCCAATCCTACGCTCGCGCTCATCACCGCCAGAGCCACGGAGGAGCAcctggaggaggacggcggcgacatcgccaggTGCCTGGCGGCGCGGGCGCCGTCCGTGCTGTTCGAGCTGCAGGCCTACGGCTTCACCAACGACGGCTCATTCTTCACAGGGTGGCCGGTGGTGGGGTTCCAGAACCGCATCCAGGCGTCCGGCACGTGCATCAGCAGCCCGGAGGACGGCCTCCTCTCCTCCTGCACGTGGGACCCACGCATCCGGAGCCCCTTCTTCTACAACTCCGGCTTCAGCGTGGCGCTCTCGAAGGCGCCGGCGTTCATTGCCGACATGCAGAAGCTCCGCGACCTCAAGCCACGCGCCTTCTGCGGCCTCGACGCCAAGCTCGGCGTGCTCCTCCGCTACGTCAGGGCCTCTTCCGCTTACCTCGGGAAATCTGAGGACtcgatcgacttcgacgtcacctaCTACCGGAGCTACACTGAAGGCGAGCCGCGCGCAAACTCCGACGTGGTCGACGAGATCGAGCAGCTGGCGCTGCGCAAGTACGGCGCCGTCCCACACTGGGGCAAGAACCGCAACTTTGTCTTCGACGGCGTCATCGCCAAGTACCCCAAGGCCGCTGAGTTCCTCAAGGTGAAGGCCAGGTACGACCCCGACGGGATCTTCTCCAGCGAGTGGAGCGACCAGGTGCTCGGCATCAAAGGGAGCCCCAACATCGTCGAGAAAGGCTGCGCCATTGAAGGGCTCTGcgtctgctccaaggactcgcactgcgCGCCAGAGAAGGGCTACTTCTGCCGGCCGGGAACGATGTTCTCGGAGGCGAGGGTCTGCTCGACCCGGGCCGCTTTCGGCGACGAAAGCGACGACCTTCTAGACGAACAGTGA